The sequence below is a genomic window from Wyeomyia smithii strain HCP4-BCI-WySm-NY-G18 chromosome 1, ASM2978416v1, whole genome shotgun sequence.
TCTTTAGAAATGATACAGTTTGCTCAATTTGATCGCGCATTATTCAACAAAGTTCAGTAGTGTGTTCAGAAAATTACTTTGAATTTAGTGCGTTAGTCTTAAACgaatattttaaatattcagtgatttatatttgctatattgaatagttgaattcaaGGTTAAGTGTGACACAGTCATGTGTGATGATCTGCTAAAATTTATAATCTTTACATTTATAATCAGGCTCAACATTATTTGGAATCTATAGCAGATAAGGTGGCAGTTGGGTGGCAGATAAAAGTAAACGAGGTATGATGAATATCATCGTGAATTCTAAATTTAGGTTAAAATCATTGCTTTCTACTAGGCTACTTAATTGGTTTATGCAATCACTTCGGAGTGAATCAATTTGTTGTTTGAGTCATAGGAGAAACTTATTGTAAGTACTGTTAAAGGCATTAGTTAATTTTATAAAACTGCAATAAATATTTCAGTTCGAGTCACGCAAAACGGACTTCGGAAAACTTTCAACACTCGAAAATAATATTATATGAGCGCTTCCGAAGTTACTGATATAACCATGCACACCGGAATAGATTCGGTTCTTTGTGCGTCACAAAACTGTAAAGGATGTAATCGCTCTGATAATGAGGAACAGTTGATATCGTGTGATAACTGTAATATACGGTGGCACAGCAGCTGTGCGGGATTGTCATCGGGAATAATGCAACACGGCCCGTGGCGATGCGACAGTTGTCCTACACTTTGTGAGTCTGTTTCGTCGGTAAGAAGCACAATGAGCGCACGGCTGCGATTGAAACAATTGGAGGAACGAAAGGCACTCGAGGATAAATTACACGATGAAAAGGCACGTAGAAACCGGGAGTTTTTGGCTGAaaagcaacagcttgaagctgaAGCAGAAGCGGAGAAAGATGGTAGTAGCATAAGAAGTTTCAAAAGCCGTAGAAATGACATACAAAGCTGGTTGAATAACCAGCAAGTCGCCGCTAATCAAGAAGCTACATCGGTCAGTACGTCTACTCCTGTAACCAGTTCGTCCCGTGATACATGTCCTCGTACTCTCACTGGTGAATCAATTTATGATAATACTTTTCCAACACAAGCAATTTACACTGTAGCGGCAAATCCAGTGTTATCGTTGTTGACGAAGGCGATTTCCGGTCAACCCTTTCCTCCAACAACAGCACAAACACAAACGAGTCAGCACCAGCAGCTACCGCTTTCTACTGTTCCGATCCTAAGACAGATAATAAATCAACCTCTTAGTTTACCAAAGCCAATGCCAGCCTTACCAAAACCAATCGGGAATATGAAATCATCGCCTTTCGTAAACCAGGAACAATTTTTAGGTTACCCACTAACCACACCGGTAACTAAAATCGCAGCGACTGTTGCCGGTGAGTCTACGCGCATATCATCGGTTGGTTGTCGGAAAAATCCTATTAAGCATGTATCGGTTCAGACTCAGCCACTAGTCGAGAGTTTTTCGTGGAGTGATATATCAAAACACTTGCAATCCTCAACACAGATGAACTTCGCGGGGCGCTATCCTCCCTCTGGTCTATTACCGAATGCATATGTCACTGAACAACATAGATCAACAAATGACATGCATACGATTGCGCAGCAACATGGCACAATGCCTGGAGCTCACAGCACAGTACAACCAGGTATATCCTCTTATACGCCTACGATTATGCAGCCTGGTCCAGTGCTTGATACTCAAACCGTACTGCAAACAGATGATTTACCCAGCGCGTCACGGCGGGATATATCTAATGGTATACCACCAACACCGTTCATAAGGTACTATCCCGCACCTGAACAACCTGGTTCGATACAACTGCAAAATTTGACAGTGTCGACAAATGTCTCGAACCATTATCCACCGGTCCAACAACCACCGACAGTACCAATGAATATGTCGTACTCCGGAGCGCCGCTCCAACAACCAACATTAACGTTAAACCCACCTGGTTTATCATACTCGGTCTGGCCTGCAGATGGAGTCATTAGCCCGCAACAACTTGCTGCTCGTCATGTGGTCTCAAAGGAATTACCGAAGTTTTCGGGAGACCCTTTGGAATGGCCTATGTTCCTGAATTCATTTGAATCAACAACGGTAATGTGTGGAATACAACCTGATGAGAACCTAGCCAGGTTACAAAAAAGTCTTGTGGGAAATGCAAGAGAAAAGGTGCAGAGCATTCTGACCTTACCATCCGCGATACCAGAAATAATAAATACGCTCCGTGACGAATGTGGTCGTCCCGAGCATCTTGTATATTGTTTACTAGCTAAAGTTCGCAATACACCAGTTCCAGATGTTAGAAAATTAGATACGCTTGTAGCATTTGGAAGAGAAGTAAAAAACTTAGTTACATATATAGAAGCCTCAAACCTTCATGCCCATCTTTCAAATCCAATGCTTTTGGCTGAACTGATAGGCAAACTCCCCTCAAACTTACGCCTTGATTGGGGATTGTATAGCCAGCGGCTTCCTGAAGTTACACTCAAAGCATTCAGCGATTTTATGCTCACTATTAAAACGGCAGCTTGCCAGGTAAATATACCAATAGATTATAATCAACCTGAGCATAGTTTAAAACGCTCTACAAAAAGTGTTAATGGTGCATTCATTAACGCTCATACCGCcgaagagaaaggcaaaacagcgCATAGGTCTGAACTTGACACTTCGAATCGAGACTCGAGTACAGCCCAACATTCGAAGCAAAACAAGAATAGCAGACCATGTCACATTTGCCAGCGTAACGACCATAAGATTCGTGATTGCAGAAAATTTCAAACGCTGACTGTTAAAGAACGTATTAAATTTATTAAAGATCAAAATATGTGCGGTCGTTGTTTGACGGGCCACGGGAAATGGCCATGTAGAACAAAGCAACCTTGCGGGGTAAATGGGTGTAAAGAAATGCACCATAAATTGCTTCATATCCAAACTGAAAAGTTGGAAGGAATTACACCGTCAGGCTTAATATCTACGCACAGCCACCGACATACATCTTCGCTATTCAAGATTATTCCAGTAACGCTGCGAAACAAAGGAAAGTCAGTTGATACTTTTGCTTTCCTCGATGACGGATCTGATTTAACTTTGCTGGACGAAAAGCTTGCTGATGAGCTTGATCTGATTGGGATTGAAAGCCCGCTCTGTCTTCAGTGGACAAGTAACGTTACCAGGAATGAATCGTATTCTCAACGCGTGCAGCTTATAGTCAATGGAAAGGATGAAAAAACTGAgttcattttaaaaaatgtcagaACCGTGAAGTCATTGGGACTGCCTAAGCAAACTTTAAATTATAAGAAATTCGCAAAACAGTACCCGTTTCTAAGCGGGCTTCCGGTAAACAGCTACATAGATGCGGTACCTGGTATTTTAATAGGCTTAGATAATGCATGGTTGAAATTACCGCTGAACAAACGTTATAGAAGGATAACGGAACCAATAGCCGTTAAAACACGGTTGGGGTGGACCATTTTCGGTGGTCAGTATGAGTCAGTAGAACCAGAACGATGTATGGTACACATATGCAGCTGTTCTGGCGATCGTGAGCTACACTCTTTAGTAAAAGATTACTTCACCTCAGAGGATGCTGGGATTGACGATATCTTACCCATGGAATCGATCGAGGATAGACGTGCACTGAGTATATTGGAAGAGACAACAAAACGTACAGAATCTGGACGCTTCGAGACTGGATTGCTCTGGCGAGAGGCCAGAGTAAAATTTCCCAACAGTTATCCAATGGCGGAGCGTCGGCTTAAATGTTTGGAACGTCGGCTAGCAGCAGATTCAGAATTAAGAGAGGAAGTTATTAAACAAATCGTTGAATATCAGGAACGAGGTTACGCTCATAAAGCATCGCCAGAAGAACTTCGTGATTCACAACCGCACAACGTGTGGTATCTTCCTTTGGGAGTGGTCCGCAATCCTCGGAAAcctaaaaaggtacgtgttgtTTGGGACGCCGCCGCAACCGTTGGTAAGGTTTCACTGAATTCCGCTCTATTAAAAGGACCTGATTTAACGACCCCGCTACTAACGGTGCTTTGTCGATTTCGTCAACGACAGTATGCCGTAGCAGGGGATATTCGGCAAATGTTCCACCAGTTATTCATACGTAAAGAGGATCGCCATTCGCAGCGATTTCTTTGGCGGGATGATCCCGAATCTGCTCCAGAAGTATTTGTAATGGACGTGGCCACATTCGGGGCAACGTGCTCCCCATGCTCGGCACAGttcgtgaaaaataaaaatgcacgcGAATATGTAGAACAATATCCTGAAGCAGCAAACGCCATCATCGAAAATACATACGTAGACGATTATCTTGATACCAGGGATACAATCGACGAGGCGGCTCGAATTGCGAAAGAAGTCAGCCTGATAAACAGCAAAGCAGGATTTGAAATTCGTAACTGGCAGTCAAATTCAGCTGACATACTCGAACGGCTTGGTGAAAACAGCGCAGAAATTGTTAAAAgcttttctgtcgaaaaattgACCGCAACAGAACGCGTTCTTGGAATGATGTGGATCCCGGTAGAAGATGTTTTTGTATTTACATCTCAGTTTAGAACCGATCTTGTACCATTGTTAACCGGTGACGTCGTTCCTACTAAGAGACAAGTATTACAGATAGTAATGAGTTTGTTCGATCCCCTGGGGATTATCGCCAATTTTACCATTCATGGAAAAATTCTTATCCAGGATATTTGGAGATCTGGTGTAGAATGGGACGACCAAATCATCGATAATGATTTCTCAAACTGGCGACGCTGGGTGGAACTGATGCCCAAATTGGATGATGTAAAACTTTCCAGATGCTACTTTCCAAACTATAAACCggaaaattacaattcccttCAACTACATATGTTTGTAGATGCCAGTGAGCTGGCATATTGCTGTGTTGCATACTTTCGCATCGTCGAGGGAGAAACAAGTAGATGCGTTTTAATTTCAGCAAAGGCAAAAGTTACCCCAATACGACCGCGCACAATACCAAGAAATGAATTAAGTGCCGCTTCGATTGGTGTGCGATTATTAAGAACAATTACACAGAATCATAGTCTTCCGAttcaaaaacgatttttgtgGACTGACTCACGTACAGTTCTATCTTGGATTCGCTCCGATCCGCGAAGGTATCGCCCATTCGTTGCATTTCGGATCGCGGAGATCTTAGATGAAACCGAATATAGTGAATGGAATTGGGTTCCATCGAAAATGAATATCGCTGACGAAGCAACAAAATGGGGAAGCGGACCGAATCTAGACCCCCACAGCAGTTGGTTCCGTGGCCCAGAGTTTCTGCTTCTCACAGAGTCACAATGGCCAAAAATTAAACCAGTTTTGGAAGATCCAGTGGAAGAACTCAGAGCCGTACACATTCATCGAGAAATTTCTGTTCAACCATTTATTGATCCTCTAAGATTCTCTTGTTTGAAGGATCTTCTCAGAAAGCTAGCTTACATTTACCACTTCCTTAATCGCTGTCGTTCGAAGGGAAAACCCAAAGTAAAATCACGCTCAGTGATACTGAACCAACAGGATTATGCCATGGCAGAAAATAGTCTGTGGCGAATGGTACAGGCTGAAGCATTTCCTGATGAGCTGGCCGTTTTAAGAGCTAACTTAGATCTTCCTAAAGAGCAACGAAAACGCCTGGAGAAGCACAGTTGTCTGTCGAAATTATCACCTTTTTTAGATGTAAACGAAGTTTTACGCTCAGAAAGTCGTATTGATCCTCAAGCAGCTTACTATTGTTTCGATTTCCGCAACCCAGTTATCCTTCCAAAGCGAAATCATGTCACTGAAATGCTTATTTTACGCTTTCATCAACGATTTGGACACGCAAACTATGAAGCTATTATTAacgaaattcaacaaaaatattatattgtaaaactgcgTTCGGAGGTAAAAAGAGTGATAAAAAACTGCATGTGGTGTCGTGTATATCGAGCAAAACCATTGGTACCTCGTATGGCCCCACTTCCACAGGAAAGAGTGCAACCCTATGTGCGCCCATTCACCTTTACCGGGATTGATTATTTCGGACCCTTGGTTGTTAAGATGGGACGAAGCAATGTTAAACGTTGGGTAGCACTCTTTACGTGCCTAACGGTACGAGCAGTTCATTTAGAAGTTGTTAATTCGTTATCGGCAGAATCCTGCAAAATGGCAATTCGTAGATTCGTGGCAAGACGAGGATCACCGCAACAGATTTTCAGCGACAATGGTACAAACTTTAAAGGTGTCGCCAGAGAACTGGCGGACGAGATAAAAACCATTAATCTTAAAATAGCGGGTACGTTCACTAACGCCAATACAGAATGGCACTTTATTCCACCTTCTGCTCCCCACATGGGAGGAGTATGGGAGAGAAAAGTACGGTCCATAAAGGAGGCGTTTAAAGTTCTCTCGCATCGAGAAAAGTTGGACGATGAAGGTCTTGTGACGCTTTTAACAGAGGCAGAACTATTAGTCAATTCTCACCCGTTAACCTGTGTGCCTTTGGAGACGCATGATCAAAACGTCCTTACACCGAACAGCTTCCTGCTTATGAGCTCGAGTGAAGTCAATCATTTAAACAGAGTACCAACGGAAGGTACATCATCCCTTCGCACTAACTGGAAGTTGATGCAGCATCTACTCAATCAGTTTTGGAAACGTTGGATTACGTGTTACTTGCCAACAATTGCTAGGAGAACGAAGTGGTTTACAGAAGTTCCACCAATAAAGGAAGGTGATCTCGTCGTGGTGGTGGATGAATCAGTGAGAAATGGGTGGCTGCGTGGACGGGTGGTCAAAACATACCATGGTATAGACGATCAAGTACGCAAAGCTGATATAGAAACGAGCTCAGGTATTTTACAACGACCTGCTACGAAGGTGGCTCTATTAGACGTGCTGGAAATAAGTAAAACCAATTAGGTAGTGGTTTACGGGTGGGGGTGTTAACGCACGTTCGATATATGCCCCTCGTTATCGGAGATATATTCAGCGAGTCGACGTTGCTGAGTTCAACTTTGGAGTTGGACAATAGCCAGCGCAGAACAATTGGCGCGGAGATTGGAGTTGGCCGAGAACGAGGGCAGATAAAAAAGAACCGCATGCCGCTGCAGAAGTGTCTTTAGAAATGATACAGTTTGCTCAATTTGATCGCGCATTATTCAACAAAGTTCAGTAGTGTGTTCAGAAAATTACTTTGAATTTAGTGCGTTAGTCTTAAACgaatattttaaatattcagtgatttatatttgctatattgaatagttgaattcaaGGTTAAGTGTGACACAGTCATGTGTGATGATCTGCTAAAATTTATAATCTTTACATTTATAATCAGGCTCAACATTATTTGGAATCTATAGCAGATAAGGTGGCAGTTGGGTGGCAGATAAAAGTAAACGAGGTATGATGAATATCATCGTGAATTCTAAATTTAGGTTAAAATCATTGCTTTCTACTAGGCTACTTAATTGGTTTATGCAATCACTTCGGAGTGAATCAATTTGTTGTTTGAGTCATAGGAGAAACTTATTGTAAGTACTGTTAAAGGCATTAGTTAATTTTATAAAACTGCAATAAATATTTCAGTTCGAGTCACGCAAAACGGACTTCGGAAAACTTTCAACAAATGGAGTTGAAAGGGTCGTTGCAGCTCCATCCAGTATGAAAAGTGCAGTCCCGAAAAAAAGCGCATGTGCGTTCAAACGACGCTATGGCAATATTAAAAATACTCGCAACATAATTAATTAACATGCCCTCAAGTGTACTGTCCATAAATAAAGCGCTATATTTATCCATGAATACTTATGTAGCTGAAAACTTTGGCCACACTACCTAGGTTCAGTTTTGTATGATCATTGTAATTTCCTTTTAAGGAATCAATGTTCTAAAACTAATCTGTAGACAAcattttagtagaaattaaaactTCTGAGATAAAATTTTACTAAGCTTTCACCTACTAAAACATATACGCCGGTTCCAAAAATAAGCCTATAGTCGAAATGGTCGGAATAAAGTCGGAAAGGTCTTTCAGATAGATTACAACATTCTCAAGACAATTTACTGAGAGTTAATTCATTGTATTTTACGTCAATTTAGATTGGAGAAAATTAATCAAATTCTGGATTTTTACTTAATCGAAGAGATTCAATCGTTTCAAAGTGGTACATCCGGTGGCATTTCTTTATCATCAGTTGTGGTGAACCGGAATGATTCTAAATTAAGATGATtcttgaaaatgattttaactagaaaagatcaaaaattgaaattccTGAAATTGTTTTCCAAAGGCAGAAACAGGTCACGGAAAGATTACCCGAAATTTAACATGAAACAACAGACAATTTTTCCTAGAATCAGAAAAGGCAACCGGTGAAAGAATAATTAGTGAAATTTATCTTACTGTCACTGGAAACTGAatccagaggccagaaaaactTAATTATGAAATCATTCAACTTTTCGCTTGAGGAAATCGTTACAATGCTTCTagggaaaaaaaatcgaatacaaaCGATTCCAAGTTTCGAATTACCGAGCAAGGTTCCGGAATTAGCAGGAAGCAGCCTTGTTAGAGAATCTGCTATCTAAATGTTGATTTTTAAGGTCCTTTTCATTTCACCAGGTCAGTTTAATTTAACTTTCTAgtcgaaacaaatcgaagtaAATTTCCAATATTAAATGGTTACGACCCAGTTTAACACAAAACTGTTTAAGGATATTATCCTATCCTGTGCCTGTCCCCACGTATGACAGTTGTTCTCAAGCGAACGAAAAATATTTCCATTAAAAAATTGcggctttttttttcattttaatcgaAAGCATTCGTTAATAGCACATACAggaaaaaattgcaaattttgctgctttcgTTCATTGTTCGTTATTTGTCAGATGTTTGCGccaaaacgaaacgaaattctATACGTTTATTATTACCCTCGTCGATTTCTCCTTGTTTGGTTTGCCAAAAATATCCACATTCCTCTCATCGAAATTGAATTACGTCAACAAATTTCCACTCGTTTCGCCCACGACGACGGACTGGCGTGTACGCTGCGGATCCACCACCAGAACCTCATAGCGCAGTGCCAGCCACCCAGCAGTGGTCGGGATTTCACTATCGATTAGCCAGCTTTGGGAAAACTTCACAGTTCCTGCTGACCGGTGCTTGGTGTGCTGAAATGGATTTGTGATAACCAACTTTGACCCTAATTGAGCCAACAACAAATATCGTTGCCAACTAGCATTATTGGCGATGTTTGCGTATCATGGGTTATTTGGACCCGCACGTTATTGAGTGGACCAACAGTGTACTCCACCGGCTACGTACATATCAACTTGAACTCCGGTAGTGGAGCATTAATCAGTTTCCGGAACGTGATTTCATTCCGCATTGCACTTTTTGCAACGGGATTCAAGGAAACTTTCATGCGGTTAGGTGGATCATATCCGTCGTAGTTGCCGCCTCGGTTAGGGCTAATCATGGTAATTGAAGAAGTGAGACAGATTGCTTCGACGGTCAGGACAGACAACATTGCGGAGGATGCTTTTCttgcgaaaaagttttttttccggTTTACTGGCCACCGGACTGCTGGTGTGGCGGGTGCATTTTCTAACCTGACTATTATTTGCGAAGCTCTGCACGTTTCTCTCCAGGCTTTCGAAGAATGCAGATTTCAAACAGGAGACAGCACAGCAGACGGTCAGTGGACGTAGATTTAATTCAATTAGAGTTTGTCGAAGTTTTTCCACTGAATTTGCACTCCAAAGACAGAATTGGAGCTGGCTCTAGTATAATTAGCGAGAGAGTATGTCTTCGGTCGGTTTACTTTTTGTCgattgttttaataaaaatctaatTATAATTGGTTCGAAATCCGCTAAAATAGAACGGGATGAGTCGAAttgatagagattttttttcccGAGGGCCTCAGAGTACGTAATCATCACTGTTTgtctattttttgtttgtttaaatATGGATTAGCTATTAGTATCCTATTAGCAT
It includes:
- the LOC129718645 gene encoding uncharacterized protein LOC129718645; the protein is MAIRRFVARRGSPQQIFSDNGTNFKGVARELADEIKTINLKIAGTFTNANTEWHFIPPSAPHMGGVWERKVRSIKEAFKVLSHREKLDDEGLVTLLTEAELLVNSHPLTCVPLETHDQNVLTPNSFLLMSSSEVNHLNRVPTEGTSSLRTNWKLMQHLLNQFWKRWITCYLPTIARRTKWFTEVPPIKEGDLVVVVDESVRNGWLRGRVVKTYHGIDDQVRKADIETSSGILQRPATKVALLDVLEISKTN